In a single window of the Thermus sp. LT1-2-5 genome:
- a CDS encoding anti-sigma factor, with amino-acid sequence MSPEEVRELLPLYALGALSPEERKRVEKALERYPELWPEAKALLEAASELSSGLPPEPVPPGLEARVLRRLRARRPILPLLTRVAAVLVYLVLGYGAYFGLFWTLSLGAPTTRVFALVNPEGQGVGHVVVRQDGRALVVLQKGAPPGRVYQAWGLGNRDPMPLSTFRLPLKVLKLPPEAQALAVSLEPPGGSLSPTQILGLPRPQVP; translated from the coding sequence GTGAGCCCTGAGGAAGTTCGGGAGCTTCTGCCCCTTTACGCCTTGGGCGCCCTTTCCCCGGAAGAACGAAAACGGGTGGAAAAGGCGCTCGAGCGCTACCCCGAGCTTTGGCCTGAGGCCAAGGCCCTCCTGGAAGCGGCTTCGGAGCTTTCTTCGGGCCTTCCCCCGGAGCCTGTGCCCCCAGGCTTAGAAGCCCGGGTCCTCCGCCGCCTTCGGGCACGGCGCCCAATCCTTCCCCTTTTGACCCGGGTGGCGGCGGTCCTGGTCTACCTCGTTCTGGGCTACGGGGCCTACTTCGGCCTCTTCTGGACCCTGAGCCTAGGGGCGCCCACCACCCGGGTTTTTGCCTTGGTGAACCCGGAAGGGCAGGGCGTAGGGCACGTGGTGGTCCGCCAGGACGGGCGGGCCTTAGTGGTCCTTCAGAAGGGGGCCCCACCAGGGCGGGTTTACCAAGCGTGGGGTCTGGGAAACAGGGATCCTATGCCCCTTTCCACCTTCCGACTTCCCCTAAAAGTCCTGAAGCTCCCACCCGAGGCTCAGGCTTTGGCCGTTTCCCTGGAGCCTCCCGGAGGAAGCCTCAGCCCCACCCAGATCCTGGGCTTGCCTCGGCCTCAGGTCCCTTAG
- a CDS encoding sugar ABC transporter permease: MKPWPYLLLAPTLFFLAAFTYFPFVLAAWEGLPSLGKLLSPENLNALRITLLYTLLTVPLSVILGLLTALAVEGNGRLRLLARLLIFHPVILPTVAFAAVFLYLLNPLGPLRGVLQASGLQNPLGEPLTAFISVVLVGVLKDAGLYMLYYLAGLQALPKELLEAARVDGAGRFTAFLRVTLPLLSPTTFFVGVMATLGALRNVDHIFILTKGGPMGATDHLLYHIYTLGFEYFDFSQAGALTLVLLTALTLLALTALPRLERGVHYDG; the protein is encoded by the coding sequence ATGAAACCCTGGCCCTACCTCCTCCTCGCCCCTACCCTCTTCTTCCTAGCCGCCTTCACCTACTTCCCTTTCGTCCTGGCCGCCTGGGAGGGGCTTCCCTCCCTAGGTAAGCTCCTTAGCCCGGAAAACTTAAACGCCCTTCGGATCACCCTTCTGTACACCCTCCTCACCGTGCCCCTTTCCGTGATCCTGGGGCTTCTGACGGCCCTGGCGGTGGAGGGAAACGGCCGCCTCCGCCTCCTAGCCCGGCTCCTCATCTTCCACCCCGTGATCCTCCCCACGGTGGCCTTCGCCGCCGTCTTCCTTTACCTTCTAAACCCCCTTGGCCCCCTAAGGGGCGTTCTCCAGGCTTCCGGCCTGCAAAACCCCTTAGGGGAGCCCCTGACCGCCTTCATAAGCGTGGTCCTGGTGGGCGTCCTGAAGGACGCCGGGCTTTACATGCTCTACTATCTAGCGGGGCTCCAAGCTCTGCCCAAAGAGCTCCTCGAGGCGGCCCGGGTGGACGGGGCAGGACGCTTCACCGCCTTCCTCCGGGTCACCCTACCCCTCCTCTCCCCCACCACCTTCTTCGTGGGCGTGATGGCCACCCTGGGCGCCCTGCGCAACGTGGACCACATCTTTATCCTCACCAAGGGTGGTCCCATGGGGGCCACGGACCACCTCCTCTACCACATCTACACCCTGGGCTTTGAGTACTTCGACTTCTCCCAGGCGGGAGCCTTAACCCTGGTGCTCCTCACCGCCCTTACCCTCCTAGCCCTCACCGCCCTCCCCCGCCTGGAACGGGGGGTGCACTATGACGGCTAG
- a CDS encoding ferritin-like domain-containing protein, with the protein MERNLARRQFMKVLTATGLSLGVAQSLVSRALAQKGPSDLDILQLALTAEYLAADAYTRSLFGGFQGLVKDYLEAALTQEEAHVKALRETIQALGSRPVEKPNFSYPIEFGPRNQLGILRLLNALEDAFVGAYLGALPLIGNKDILKAAGAILGNEAAHRATVRASRILLGDQELPGPRSPADRAFEVAVTPEEAQKAVSGFIRK; encoded by the coding sequence ATGGAAAGGAACTTGGCGCGTCGGCAGTTCATGAAGGTTCTCACGGCCACGGGTCTTTCCTTGGGGGTGGCCCAAAGCCTGGTGAGCCGGGCTTTGGCCCAAAAGGGCCCCTCGGACCTGGACATCCTTCAACTGGCCCTCACCGCGGAGTACCTTGCGGCGGACGCCTACACCCGGAGCCTCTTTGGCGGCTTCCAGGGCCTCGTCAAGGATTACCTGGAGGCGGCCTTGACCCAAGAGGAGGCCCATGTGAAGGCGCTAAGGGAAACCATCCAAGCCCTGGGGTCGCGGCCCGTGGAGAAGCCCAACTTTAGCTATCCTATAGAGTTTGGCCCCCGAAACCAGCTCGGCATCCTCCGGCTCCTCAACGCCTTGGAGGACGCCTTTGTGGGAGCTTACCTCGGCGCTTTACCCCTCATCGGGAACAAGGACATCCTAAAGGCCGCGGGGGCGATCTTAGGCAATGAGGCGGCCCACCGGGCCACGGTGCGGGCTTCCCGCATCCTCCTGGGAGACCAAGAGCTCCCGGGCCCCCGGTCCCCCGCGGACCGGGCCTTCGAGGTGGCCGTGACCCCCGAGGAGGCCCAGAAGGCGGTTTCGGGCTTTATCCGGAAGTGA
- a CDS encoding carboxymuconolactone decarboxylase family protein, whose translation MDPLEREIATELGFGFVPNIFAEAREVPEVQTALWKAFRHVVLQGHLPRTVKEMMGVVISQRVGSPYAAQVHLHALMVQGVEGAILEALGRGEVPEGLPPKVAALLRFAHEAALQPQSPALLSPLRAAGLSEAEVKEAVATLGLFRMVNAWTDLLEVPVDRV comes from the coding sequence GTGGACCCGTTGGAGCGCGAAATCGCCACCGAGCTAGGCTTTGGCTTTGTGCCCAACATCTTCGCCGAGGCCCGTGAGGTTCCTGAGGTGCAAACGGCGCTGTGGAAGGCGTTCCGCCACGTGGTTCTCCAGGGCCACCTTCCCCGGACCGTCAAGGAGATGATGGGGGTGGTGATCTCCCAAAGGGTGGGTTCCCCCTATGCGGCCCAAGTGCACCTGCACGCCCTCATGGTCCAAGGGGTGGAGGGGGCGATCCTCGAGGCCCTAGGACGCGGGGAAGTCCCCGAAGGCTTACCGCCCAAAGTGGCAGCCCTGCTTCGCTTTGCCCACGAGGCCGCCCTCCAGCCGCAAAGCCCGGCCCTTCTCTCGCCGCTACGGGCGGCGGGCCTTTCCGAGGCGGAGGTAAAGGAGGCCGTGGCCACTTTGGGCCTCTTCCGCATGGTAAACGCATGGACGGACCTTCTGGAGGTTCCCGTGGACCGGGTCTGA
- a CDS encoding carbohydrate ABC transporter permease yields MTARAFPKAGAAWIRRVGRRSWERLSQLPALLLALPYLLIAGYTLLAAFTPTADLNRGEIGRFTLENFRMAWAAADFPRLYLNTLAFTLGLLLVQLFTVTTAGFALAQLKARGKNGLFYLVLVQLFLPPSALILPNFLLIQRLDLADTLTALALPYVASATGAFLLRQGFLQIPRELLEAAYVDGATPWQVLWRVLLPLVRPQLAAFSLVSLVYHWNEFLWPLVVIQSPEKRVLSLGFASFARSAESGMEWGLIAAGAVLVALPMVVGFLLFQRSFVEAFARSGLKG; encoded by the coding sequence ATGACGGCTAGGGCCTTTCCCAAGGCGGGGGCGGCCTGGATCCGCCGGGTGGGCCGCCGCTCCTGGGAAAGGCTAAGCCAGCTCCCCGCCCTCCTCCTGGCCCTCCCTTACCTCCTCATCGCCGGCTACACCCTCCTCGCCGCCTTTACCCCCACCGCAGACCTCAACCGCGGGGAGATAGGCCGCTTCACCTTAGAAAACTTCCGCATGGCCTGGGCGGCCGCGGACTTCCCCCGGCTCTACCTGAACACCCTGGCCTTCACCCTAGGACTCCTTTTGGTCCAGCTCTTCACCGTGACCACCGCCGGCTTCGCCCTGGCCCAGCTCAAAGCCCGGGGGAAGAACGGCCTCTTTTACCTGGTCTTGGTCCAGCTCTTCCTGCCGCCCTCCGCCTTGATCCTGCCCAACTTCCTCCTCATCCAGCGCCTAGACCTGGCGGATACCCTGACCGCCCTGGCCCTCCCCTACGTGGCCTCGGCCACGGGGGCCTTCCTCCTGCGGCAGGGGTTTCTCCAAATTCCTAGAGAACTCCTCGAGGCCGCCTACGTGGACGGGGCCACCCCCTGGCAGGTGCTCTGGCGGGTCCTCCTACCCCTGGTGCGGCCCCAGCTCGCCGCCTTTTCCCTGGTGAGCCTCGTCTACCACTGGAACGAGTTCCTCTGGCCCCTGGTGGTGATCCAAAGCCCCGAGAAGCGGGTGCTCTCCTTGGGCTTCGCCAGCTTCGCCCGGTCGGCGGAAAGCGGCATGGAGTGGGGCCTCATCGCCGCTGGGGCCGTGCTGGTGGCCTTACCCATGGTGGTGGGCTTCCTCCTTTTCCAAAGGAGCTTCGTGGAAGCCTTCGCCCGAAGCGGGCTGAAGGGATAG
- a CDS encoding GGDEF domain-containing protein — MTSGFAELSWEDLLGKAAEGVPWVFPGAHLRLLPLEEARGLPDRGLVRAQGAKGYGGYFPGPPRPVYLLLEHPGIEAPEELRLAALFLDHLLSALRGAGFREELLRQARTDWLTGLANRRAFSRQLESGLPPGHALILMDLDGLKEVNDREGHLAGDALLKRVAKTLGEVAQACGGKAFRLGGDEFALILPRELLEGALRDLESLPLSVGVALAEEAQGEALYALADERMYGAKARRKGQIHPPSSSRKEG, encoded by the coding sequence GTGACCTCGGGCTTCGCCGAGCTCTCCTGGGAGGATCTCCTAGGGAAGGCGGCAGAGGGGGTTCCTTGGGTTTTCCCGGGGGCCCATCTGCGCCTGCTCCCCCTGGAGGAGGCCCGGGGGCTCCCGGATCGGGGCCTGGTGCGGGCGCAAGGAGCGAAGGGCTACGGGGGATACTTTCCCGGGCCCCCGCGCCCTGTCTACCTGTTACTGGAACATCCTGGGATAGAAGCGCCAGAGGAACTCCGCCTAGCCGCTCTCTTCCTGGACCACCTCCTCTCCGCCTTGAGGGGGGCGGGCTTTCGGGAGGAGCTCCTCCGCCAAGCCCGCACGGATTGGCTCACAGGGTTGGCCAATCGCCGGGCCTTTAGCCGCCAGTTGGAAAGCGGCCTTCCACCGGGGCACGCTCTGATCCTCATGGACCTAGATGGGCTTAAAGAGGTCAACGACCGAGAGGGGCACCTGGCCGGAGACGCCCTTCTAAAGCGGGTAGCCAAGACCTTGGGAGAAGTGGCCCAAGCTTGTGGGGGAAAGGCTTTCCGCCTGGGCGGGGACGAGTTTGCCCTAATCCTCCCCCGCGAGCTCCTAGAAGGCGCCCTGCGGGATCTGGAAAGCCTCCCCTTGAGCGTGGGGGTGGCCCTGGCCGAAGAGGCCCAAGGAGAAGCCCTCTACGCCCTAGCGGACGAGCGGATGTACGGAGCCAAGGCGCGCCGCAAAGGGCAAATCCATCCCCCCTCCTCCTCCCGTAAGGAAGGGTAG